A genomic window from Pseudomonadota bacterium includes:
- a CDS encoding dephospho-CoA kinase translates to MHNKLEDVILVYTLENIQLKRLMGRDLISKAGAMYKIYSQMPIEEKTSCHHCN, encoded by the coding sequence ATGCATAATAAATTAGAAGATGTGATTCTTGTTTATACCCTTGAGAATATCCAACTAAAAAGGCTTATGGGAAGAGACTTGATTTCCAAAGCAGGTGCAATGTATAAGATTTATTCACAGATGCCGATAGAAGAAAAAACATCATGCCACCACTGTAATTGA